In Paroedura picta isolate Pp20150507F chromosome 6, Ppicta_v3.0, whole genome shotgun sequence, one genomic interval encodes:
- the LOC143839958 gene encoding interferon-induced GTP-binding protein Mx1-like isoform X1, whose product MSISIVKKDELRPQKRNSSQNGTTALCSQYEERVRPCIDLIDSLRALGVEKDLALPAIAVIGDQSSGKSSVLEALSGVALPRGSGIVTRCPLELKLKKLQSTETWNGRIVYKETEQMLTGPSQVEDAIIRAQNAIAGNGVDISQELISLEIASSEVPDLTLIDLPGITRVAVGNQPQDIGNQIINLIKKYINKQQTICLVVVPSNVDIATTEALKMAQEVDSAGERTLGILTKPDLVDKGTEAEVVDIIRNQRVFLNKGYMIVKCRGQRDINNKVTLAAAIQNERVFFEKHEHFRILLEEGRATIPVLAEKLTQELMEHINKSLPKLQNQIKCKLEKANIQLQECGPGVPETTEEQMLFLIDKIKQFNRSVSDAVQGEEVLRNNKTPRLFTAIRQLFSKWESEINRSALEVRDTMKEDVWGFENKYRGKELPGFVNYRTFEAIVKRQIMLLKWPATEMLKKAIDLVRETFIQIAKQHFSDFYFLFMNAQNNIEDLKVKQEEEAESMIDTQFKLERVVYCQDSIYSEDLKHVRTKPTIVQGFGAPKQFSIEEMTYHLNAYFRSSGIRLGTQIPLIIQSYVLQDYAEKLQNAMLKLLQMKDQYSILLREKNDADNRRSALKERISRLTKARERLVKFPI is encoded by the exons ATGTCCATCAGTATTGTAAAGAAAGATGAGCTACGTCCACAGAAGCGAAACAGCAGTCAG AACGGAACAACTGCTTTGTGCAGCCAGTATGAGGAGAGGGTTCGTCCTTGTATTGACCTCATTGATTCTCTGAGGGCTCTTGGGGTGGAAAAGGACCTGGCGCTGCCAGCTATTGCTGTGATTGGAGACCAGAGCTCTGGAAAAAGCTCCGTGCTTGAAGCATTGTCTGGAGTTGCTCTTCCCAGAGGCAGTG GTATTGTTACTAGATGTCCATTAGAACTCAAGCTGAAGAAGCTGCAATCCACAGAGACATGGAATGGGAGAATTGTGTACAAGGAAACAGAGCAAATGCTGACTGGCCCATCACAGGTGGAAGATGCAATAATAAGAG CCCAGAATGCAATAGCTGGTAATGGAGTGGATATTAGCCAAGAACTAATCAGCTTAGAAATCGCCTCCTCAGAAGTTCCAGATCTGACTCTGATTGACCTGCCAGGAATTACAAGAGTGGCTGTGGGCAATCAACCTCAAGATATTGGAAATCAG ATCATAAACTTAATTAagaagtatataaataaacaacaaaCCATCTGTTTGGTGGTGGTGCCAAGTAATGTAGATATTGCAACTACTGAGGCACTGAAAATGGCTCAAGAAGTAGACAGTGCAGGAGAAAGAACGCTTG GAATTCTAACCAAGCCGGATCTGGTTGACAAAGGAACAGAGGCAGAAGTAGTTGACATCATCCGAAATCAAAGAGTTTTCTTGAATAAAGGTTATATGATAGTTAAATGCCGTGGGCAGAGAGACATCAACAATAAAGTGACCTTGGCAGCTGCAATCCAGAATGAAAGAGTATTTTTTGAAAAGCATGAGCATTTCAG AATTCTTCTTGAAGAAGGCAGAGCTACCATCCCAGTTCTGGCAGAAAAACTTACCCAGGAGCTGATGGAACACATTAAT AAATCACTACCCAAGTTACAAAATCAAATAAAGTGCAAACTTGAGAAGGCCAATATTCAGCTTCAGGAATGTGGCCCTGGTGTGCCGGAGACAACAGAAGAGCAGATGCTTTTCCTTATAGAC AAAATCAAGCAATTTAACCGCAGTGTTTCAGATGCAGTGCAAGGAGAAGaagttttgagaaataataaaaCCCCAAGATTGTTCACAGCAATACGGCAACTGTTTAGTAAGTGGGAGTCAGAGATTAATCGCAGTGCACTAGAAG TCAGAGACACTATGAAAGAAGACGTGTGGGGATTTGAAAATAAATACCGTGGAAAAGAACTCCCCGGATTTGTCAATTACAGAACCTTTGAAGCCATCGTAAAACGGCAAATTATGCTACTAAAATGGCCAGCTACTGAGATGCTGAAGAAAGCAATCG ATCTTGTGAGAGAAACGTTTATTCAGATTGCCAAACAACACTTCAGTGATTTTTACTTTTTGTTCATGAACGCTCAG AATAATATTGAAGATCTAAAAGTGAAGCAAGAGGAGGAAGCAGAATCTATGATCGATACTCAGTTTAAACTGGAACGTGTTGTCTACTGCCAGGATAGTATTTACAGTGAAGATTTAAAGCACGTTAGAACAAAACCTaccattgttcagggttttggtgcTCCAAAGCAGTTTTCCATAGAGGAGATGACTTACCACTTGAATGCCTACTTCAGA AGTTCTGGAATCCGTCTTGGTACTCAAATTCCCCTGATCATTCAGTCCTATGTTCTCCAAGACTATGCTGAAAAGTTACAGAATGCAATGCTGAAACTCTTACAGATGAAAGATCAGTACAGCATTTTACTTCGAGAGAAAAATGATGCTGACAATAGGAGGAGTGCCCTAAAGGAACGGATCAGCCGTCTCACCAAAGCTCGAGAGCGCTTAGTAAAATTCCCAATTTAA
- the LOC143839958 gene encoding interferon-induced GTP-binding protein Mx1-like isoform X2: MLTGPSQVEDAIIRAQNAIAGNGVDISQELISLEIASSEVPDLTLIDLPGITRVAVGNQPQDIGNQIINLIKKYINKQQTICLVVVPSNVDIATTEALKMAQEVDSAGERTLGILTKPDLVDKGTEAEVVDIIRNQRVFLNKGYMIVKCRGQRDINNKVTLAAAIQNERVFFEKHEHFRILLEEGRATIPVLAEKLTQELMEHINKSLPKLQNQIKCKLEKANIQLQECGPGVPETTEEQMLFLIDKIKQFNRSVSDAVQGEEVLRNNKTPRLFTAIRQLFSKWESEINRSALEVRDTMKEDVWGFENKYRGKELPGFVNYRTFEAIVKRQIMLLKWPATEMLKKAIDLVRETFIQIAKQHFSDFYFLFMNAQNNIEDLKVKQEEEAESMIDTQFKLERVVYCQDSIYSEDLKHVRTKPTIVQGFGAPKQFSIEEMTYHLNAYFRSSGIRLGTQIPLIIQSYVLQDYAEKLQNAMLKLLQMKDQYSILLREKNDADNRRSALKERISRLTKARERLVKFPI, from the exons ATGCTGACTGGCCCATCACAGGTGGAAGATGCAATAATAAGAG CCCAGAATGCAATAGCTGGTAATGGAGTGGATATTAGCCAAGAACTAATCAGCTTAGAAATCGCCTCCTCAGAAGTTCCAGATCTGACTCTGATTGACCTGCCAGGAATTACAAGAGTGGCTGTGGGCAATCAACCTCAAGATATTGGAAATCAG ATCATAAACTTAATTAagaagtatataaataaacaacaaaCCATCTGTTTGGTGGTGGTGCCAAGTAATGTAGATATTGCAACTACTGAGGCACTGAAAATGGCTCAAGAAGTAGACAGTGCAGGAGAAAGAACGCTTG GAATTCTAACCAAGCCGGATCTGGTTGACAAAGGAACAGAGGCAGAAGTAGTTGACATCATCCGAAATCAAAGAGTTTTCTTGAATAAAGGTTATATGATAGTTAAATGCCGTGGGCAGAGAGACATCAACAATAAAGTGACCTTGGCAGCTGCAATCCAGAATGAAAGAGTATTTTTTGAAAAGCATGAGCATTTCAG AATTCTTCTTGAAGAAGGCAGAGCTACCATCCCAGTTCTGGCAGAAAAACTTACCCAGGAGCTGATGGAACACATTAAT AAATCACTACCCAAGTTACAAAATCAAATAAAGTGCAAACTTGAGAAGGCCAATATTCAGCTTCAGGAATGTGGCCCTGGTGTGCCGGAGACAACAGAAGAGCAGATGCTTTTCCTTATAGAC AAAATCAAGCAATTTAACCGCAGTGTTTCAGATGCAGTGCAAGGAGAAGaagttttgagaaataataaaaCCCCAAGATTGTTCACAGCAATACGGCAACTGTTTAGTAAGTGGGAGTCAGAGATTAATCGCAGTGCACTAGAAG TCAGAGACACTATGAAAGAAGACGTGTGGGGATTTGAAAATAAATACCGTGGAAAAGAACTCCCCGGATTTGTCAATTACAGAACCTTTGAAGCCATCGTAAAACGGCAAATTATGCTACTAAAATGGCCAGCTACTGAGATGCTGAAGAAAGCAATCG ATCTTGTGAGAGAAACGTTTATTCAGATTGCCAAACAACACTTCAGTGATTTTTACTTTTTGTTCATGAACGCTCAG AATAATATTGAAGATCTAAAAGTGAAGCAAGAGGAGGAAGCAGAATCTATGATCGATACTCAGTTTAAACTGGAACGTGTTGTCTACTGCCAGGATAGTATTTACAGTGAAGATTTAAAGCACGTTAGAACAAAACCTaccattgttcagggttttggtgcTCCAAAGCAGTTTTCCATAGAGGAGATGACTTACCACTTGAATGCCTACTTCAGA AGTTCTGGAATCCGTCTTGGTACTCAAATTCCCCTGATCATTCAGTCCTATGTTCTCCAAGACTATGCTGAAAAGTTACAGAATGCAATGCTGAAACTCTTACAGATGAAAGATCAGTACAGCATTTTACTTCGAGAGAAAAATGATGCTGACAATAGGAGGAGTGCCCTAAAGGAACGGATCAGCCGTCTCACCAAAGCTCGAGAGCGCTTAGTAAAATTCCCAATTTAA